In the Triticum aestivum cultivar Chinese Spring chromosome 2B, IWGSC CS RefSeq v2.1, whole genome shotgun sequence genome, TCACATACTCGTTTGGGTTCTAATTACACGTAGGAATGGAAGGTATCAGGATTTTGTAGACAACGCATAGCAATGATCATACAACCAGATTGTGAGCTTCCAGGTTGAAGAAGTGTTGTGATCCCATAGAAAAAAGTCTAGTCGGCCTCTTGTGAGCTTCACAAGTGCCATTCTTATCAGCCGTGAGTTCTAGATTGCCTCTTTTATCAGCAGTTCATGAATCCATAGCAACTTATTGTATTGCCACATCTTTACAATCAACTGTTGTTATCCTTAATCTATTAGGCATCCGTAAGATCACACCATAAGATTCGATTCAGTGATATGCGAAACATGGTCTTGTGTGATTATTTATATTCAACCAACAAAAAAATATATATTGCATACCCTATTTAAGGCACCCTTCATCTTGTTTTTCATATTTTGTTGATTTAAAAACACAAGCATACTAACACCTTGTTTTCACCTTGTCCTCGATCTAGTAGGCTAACCCTTCACACATCGAGGTGCAAGATCATaacatttaattaattgtttaaaccattcacaaaaataaataaattcacaTGGTTAAACATATGCCTCTTTAAGTTGATAAATCGTGTTGTTCACAAACTCTACCGTTACCCTCAACCTATTGAAATAAAAATCTTTCTAATTTATTTAATAAGAATCCTAAATTTTTCCTCTGGAAAGTTTAATAAACGCTCTCATAATAGTACATTTATCCTACTGCAATGATAAGAAAACATCCAAACAAAGACAAAGAAGTAAAACAAATAGTACATCTATCCTACTGCTATGACTCGGTTACATCATATGTTGAGCACCTTGCGCCTGAACATTCAAATTTAGTGAGTGTCAATTCTGAATGAAGGCAACGTATTGTTACCTAGGTTTTTGACATAGCCGAGGACACTTGTGTAAAGTCATTGTTGTGCCTTCTTACATTAGCTGTGATTCAGTAAAGCCAGTATAGTGTTTGAGAGTGCGAGTCCATGAATCGGTCTTCTTGAGTGTGAGTCTGGCTGCATagacagcagcaacagcaaccatGGAGGGCTTGGACGGCACCAGCGCATATTGCATCAGTGCCAGTTCAGCAAAAAAGGACACCATGTTCATCATCTGCATCCATCGAGAGAGAGAGAAACTTCGGTACGCAAACTCTTTCCTTTACAGTGCAAATACATCTGAATTTACATATGGTACATTGTATTCTTTACCTCCCCATAGTTCTTCAAATTGAAGTAAGACGCAGCCATGGCAAAGCGCGCAAGGAACACATAAGGTGTAGGAACTGTCAGGTTCCATCCAAGCCGATTGAGAATGGCTTTCTCCATCCTCAGTATCTGCTTCCTGGAGTAGGCATTGTCTGTTATCGAGACCAAATCCCTCACCTGCAGGTGTACAACCAATCAGAACATGGACTGGATATACTGCAAAGTGGAAAAGCAAAGGGGTGGGAGAAACTTCCAGTGTACCTGTGGAAACATCATCTCCTCGTACTTGCAAGCAATCAGCAGGGCTGACAC is a window encoding:
- the LOC123039514 gene encoding cyclin-B1-1-like; the protein is MDMQLQRLVIQDIDKVGGDNQLTFMDYVNDLYKFYKVAENERRPRDYIHSQVHLSSKMQAILVDWIIEVHDEFDLMPETLYLTAYIIDRYLTKQLVLRRELQLVGVSALLIACKYEEMMFPQVRDLVSITDNAYSRKQILRMEKAILNRLGWNLTVPTPYVFLARFAMAASYFNLKNYGEMMNMVSFFAELALMQYALVPSKPSMVAVAAVYAARLTLKKTDSWTRTLKHYTGFTESQLM